One Acinetobacter pullicarnis genomic region harbors:
- a CDS encoding tyrosine-type recombinase/integrase yields the protein MGTVTKRQLKDGTIKYRAQIRVQRTNYPDFALSKTFSKKSLADEWIKRTEAEIERNPEKMLNPEVQLKQKTLREFILQYLDEADNFARTKSGALKHIASLSISEKNIYSLTRQDFSEHALSRRKGDPVKGTDGVSPSTVLKDMSHIKAVLVHAEFVWGEPLEHVLIEYEKALIGLQKSRIVTRSKQRDRLPSAEELQILTNHFYKSWRRVKNSTPMHLIMWFAIYTARREDEICTLQLNDYDDINTQWLVRDAKNPKGSLGNHKYAHMEPRAVSMIDEFMKPNIRTRMLDLGYDKNYLIPVNPSTVSTYFTRACGACGINDLRFHDLRHEAATRYAEDGLTIPQLQTITLHESWNTLKRYVNLKKRGVRLEFEDAMRVAEESYDNFYKEWSKTQRYIASSDQSDAFDNDSEIDVPFTFIKQHLDLFIEIHQNNKYFKRIHAKKLQSRNPFAFSNADSRFHAHDIQLSWEDWFIGNAKIDWSELPEGTTHFGIKDLSAVKKLKTRTYIFDTDLSVWVDSFGSYHFDEGKHLVKTERFER from the coding sequence ATGGGCACAGTCACAAAACGTCAGTTAAAAGACGGCACAATTAAGTATAGAGCTCAGATTCGCGTCCAGCGTACTAACTACCCAGATTTTGCGTTATCTAAAACATTCAGCAAAAAATCTTTGGCTGATGAATGGATCAAGCGTACTGAAGCAGAAATTGAGCGAAATCCTGAAAAAATGCTAAATCCCGAGGTGCAATTAAAACAAAAGACACTTAGGGAATTTATTCTTCAGTATTTAGATGAAGCGGATAATTTTGCAAGGACAAAATCGGGAGCACTAAAACATATCGCTAGTTTAAGTATTTCCGAGAAAAATATCTATTCTTTAACTCGACAAGACTTTTCTGAGCACGCTTTATCACGGCGCAAGGGTGATCCAGTAAAAGGTACTGATGGTGTGTCCCCTTCTACAGTCCTAAAAGATATGAGCCATATAAAAGCAGTCTTGGTCCATGCTGAATTTGTTTGGGGTGAACCACTTGAGCATGTTTTAATTGAGTATGAGAAAGCATTAATCGGTCTGCAGAAATCTCGCATTGTGACGAGATCCAAACAGCGCGACAGATTACCCTCTGCAGAAGAACTCCAAATCCTTACCAATCATTTCTATAAAAGTTGGCGTAGGGTTAAAAACTCAACACCGATGCACTTGATTATGTGGTTTGCCATCTATACTGCCCGCCGTGAAGATGAAATTTGCACCTTGCAGCTAAATGATTACGACGACATAAACACGCAGTGGCTTGTACGTGATGCTAAAAATCCAAAAGGATCTCTAGGTAATCATAAGTATGCCCACATGGAACCAAGGGCTGTTAGTATGATCGATGAATTCATGAAACCAAATATACGCACAAGAATGCTTGATCTTGGTTATGATAAAAACTATCTAATTCCTGTAAATCCCTCGACCGTATCAACCTACTTCACACGTGCATGTGGTGCATGCGGAATTAATGACCTTCGTTTTCATGACCTAAGGCATGAAGCTGCAACTCGCTATGCTGAAGATGGACTCACTATTCCACAGCTACAAACCATAACATTGCATGAGTCATGGAATACGCTCAAACGCTATGTAAATCTTAAAAAACGTGGTGTGCGTTTAGAGTTTGAGGATGCAATGCGTGTTGCTGAGGAAAGTTACGACAACTTCTATAAAGAATGGAGCAAGACTCAGCGCTATATCGCCTCATCGGATCAAAGTGACGCATTCGATAATGATTCTGAGATAGATGTACCTTTCACTTTTATTAAACAACACTTGGACCTATTTATTGAGATCCATCAAAATAATAAGTACTTTAAGCGGATCCATGCGAAAAAATTGCAAAGTAGAAATCCATTTGCCTTCAGTAATGCCGATAGCCGTTTTCATGCTCATGATATTCAATTATCTTGGGAGGACTGGTTTATAGGTAATGCTAAAATTGATTGGTCTGAGCTGCCTGAAGGCACTACGCATTTTGGTATTAAAGATTTGAGCGCCGTGAAGAAATTAAAAACACGCACTTATATTTTTGACACTGATCTGAGTGTTTGGGTTGATAGTTTTGGTAGCTACCATTTTGATGAAGGGAAGCATTTGGTGAAAACGGAGAGATTTGAGAGATAA
- the dusB gene encoding tRNA dihydrouridine synthase DusB — MFDKTIDRKIWVAPMAGVTDRPFRTLCKYFGAGHAVSEMMTSDQTLRMSKKSLYRANFDGEIAPISAQIAGSDPIDLAEAARYQVANGAQIVDINMGCPAKKVCNKLAGSALLQDEDLVARILDAVVDAVDVPITLKTRLGFLNGTENILRVAKQAEQSGIAALALHGRTREDMYLNTARYELIKQVKAEINIPLIANGDIDSPEKAKYVLDYTGADAIMIGRAAQGRPWIFREIAHYLKTGTHLAAPDIAEVQQVLLGHLSELYQFYGEYSGCRIARKHIAWYTKGLHASNEFRQRMYQVESTAAQAQVVESYFNQLLERGKIMSDVQTESVNLLSV; from the coding sequence TTGTTTGATAAAACAATAGATAGGAAGATTTGGGTCGCCCCGATGGCGGGTGTCACAGATCGCCCATTTAGAACGTTGTGCAAATATTTCGGTGCAGGGCATGCAGTCAGCGAAATGATGACCTCAGATCAGACGCTGCGCATGTCTAAAAAGAGTTTGTATCGTGCCAATTTTGATGGTGAAATTGCACCTATTTCGGCACAGATTGCAGGTTCAGATCCTATCGACTTGGCTGAAGCTGCACGTTATCAAGTCGCTAATGGTGCGCAAATCGTCGATATTAATATGGGCTGTCCAGCTAAAAAGGTCTGCAATAAACTTGCAGGTTCAGCCTTGTTGCAAGATGAAGATTTGGTCGCACGTATTTTGGATGCCGTGGTTGACGCTGTTGATGTGCCAATAACTTTAAAAACCCGATTAGGTTTTTTAAATGGCACCGAAAATATTTTACGTGTTGCAAAACAAGCAGAACAATCAGGTATTGCGGCCTTGGCTCTGCACGGTCGTACGCGTGAGGATATGTATTTAAATACAGCACGTTATGAATTAATAAAACAAGTGAAAGCAGAGATCAATATTCCGCTAATTGCCAACGGTGACATTGATAGTCCAGAGAAAGCGAAGTATGTGCTGGATTATACCGGTGCTGATGCCATTATGATTGGTCGTGCGGCACAGGGGCGACCGTGGATTTTTAGAGAGATCGCACATTATTTGAAAACAGGTACTCACTTGGCTGCACCCGATATTGCAGAGGTGCAACAGGTTTTACTGGGGCATTTAAGTGAGCTTTATCAATTCTATGGTGAATATTCGGGCTGTCGTATTGCGCGTAAACATATTGCTTGGTACACCAAAGGTTTACATGCCAGTAATGAGTTTCGTCAACGTATGTATCAGGTCGAATCAACCGCAGCACAAGCGCAAGTCGTTGAAAGCTACTTTAATCAACTGCTGGAACGGGGCAAGATTATGAGTGATGTCCAAACTGAATCAGTGAATTTATTATCTGTTTAA
- the glnA gene encoding type I glutamate--ammonia ligase, whose protein sequence is MSMANKVLQLIQESGAKWVDFRFTDTKGKEQHVTYPADSIDEDTFEDGKMFDGSSIAGWKGIEASDMILRPDAESCFLDPFFAEATIVVTCDVIEPSTGQGYERDPRSIARRAEEYLKSTGIGDTAFFGPEPEFFVFDEVKWDIDMSGARSTIIAEEAAWSTGKDYEAGNSGHRPRVKGGYFPVPPVDSSQDMRAEMCAKIEEIMGPGRVEVHHHEVASCQLEIGVSFNTLVRKADEVQQFKYAVWNVAHQYAKTATFMPKPMVGDNGSGMHVHISIAKDGKNLFAGDEYAGLSEMALYFIGGVIKHARALNAITNPSTNSYKRLVPHFEAPIMLAYSARNRSASIRIPYVSSPKGKRIEARFPDPMANPYLSFAALLMAGLDGIQNKLHPGEAADKNLYDLPPEEEAKIPTVAHSLEMALEALEVDHEFLLKGGVFTKDMLNAYIELKQEEVRRLNTTTHPVEFDMYYSL, encoded by the coding sequence ATGAGCATGGCGAACAAAGTCCTTCAACTCATACAAGAAAGTGGCGCAAAATGGGTCGATTTTCGCTTTACTGATACCAAAGGTAAAGAGCAGCACGTCACATATCCTGCTGACTCTATCGATGAAGACACTTTTGAAGACGGTAAAATGTTTGACGGTTCTTCAATTGCTGGTTGGAAGGGTATCGAAGCATCGGACATGATCTTACGTCCAGATGCTGAAAGCTGTTTCCTTGACCCGTTCTTTGCAGAAGCAACTATCGTTGTTACTTGTGATGTAATCGAGCCTTCTACAGGTCAAGGTTATGAGCGTGACCCACGTTCAATCGCACGCCGTGCAGAAGAGTATTTAAAATCAACTGGCATTGGTGATACTGCTTTCTTTGGTCCAGAACCAGAATTTTTTGTATTTGACGAAGTGAAATGGGACATCGATATGTCTGGCGCTCGTTCGACTATTATTGCTGAAGAAGCAGCATGGTCAACGGGTAAGGACTACGAAGCAGGTAACTCAGGTCACCGTCCACGTGTTAAAGGTGGTTACTTCCCAGTTCCACCCGTTGATTCTTCACAAGATATGCGTGCAGAAATGTGTGCCAAAATTGAAGAAATCATGGGGCCTGGTCGTGTTGAAGTTCATCACCATGAAGTTGCATCTTGCCAACTTGAAATTGGTGTTAGTTTCAATACCTTAGTACGTAAAGCAGATGAAGTTCAACAATTCAAATATGCCGTTTGGAACGTTGCTCATCAATATGCGAAAACAGCTACGTTTATGCCTAAACCAATGGTTGGCGACAACGGTTCTGGTATGCATGTACACATTTCGATTGCTAAAGATGGCAAAAACTTGTTTGCAGGCGATGAATACGCGGGTCTTTCTGAAATGGCATTGTATTTCATTGGCGGTGTGATCAAACACGCACGTGCATTGAATGCAATCACCAACCCATCGACTAACTCGTATAAGCGTTTAGTACCGCATTTTGAAGCACCAATTATGTTGGCTTATTCTGCGCGTAACCGCTCTGCATCAATTCGTATTCCTTACGTTTCTAGCCCTAAAGGCAAGCGTATTGAAGCACGTTTCCCAGATCCAATGGCAAACCCATACTTGTCATTTGCAGCATTGTTGATGGCCGGCCTAGACGGTATTCAAAACAAACTGCATCCTGGTGAAGCAGCAGATAAAAACTTATATGATTTACCACCAGAAGAAGAAGCAAAAATCCCAACCGTTGCACACAGCCTAGAAATGGCTTTGGAAGCGCTTGAAGTGGATCATGAATTCTTGCTTAAAGGTGGTGTATTCACTAAAGATATGCTGAATGCATATATTGAATTGAAACAAGAAGAAGTACGTCGTTTAAATACTACGACACATCCTGTTGAATTTGATATGTATTACAGCCTGTAA
- the hrpA gene encoding ATP-dependent RNA helicase HrpA, producing the protein MVRDRQRLNRLRKGKDANSEQYQKLFDQSNHKVRERQSRLPTIKLNQDLPVSQYAEKLIAAIQKHQIIIVAGETGSGKTTQLPQIAMLAGRGLTGLIGHTQPRRLAARSVSQRIAEELGEKLGKTVAFKVRFNEEGSQESILRLMTDGILLAELSHDRYLNKYDTIIIDEAHERSLNIDFIMGYLKRLVAKRPDLKVIITSATLDVNRFSQYFNGAPIFEVEGRSFPVEVRYRPISELSIVGSDDDDFDQFEENLPRAVVQAVEECFKDAAEKGHPEHADILIFSSTEQEIRELEETLKKFGPKHTQILTLYARLALSEQQKIFNPSGGGRRIIIATNVAETALTVPNIRYVIDSGFARMSRYNYRSRVQRLPIEAVSQAAANQRKGRCGRIAPGVCIRLYSEDDFQGRPEFTEPEIKRTNLASVILQMQSLGLGAVESFDFIEPPDHRLVNDGRKLLIELSAYNEKKDELTKIGQMMARMPIDPRLSRMIVAGAHFGVLNEILIIVAALAVQDPRERPADKQTQADQKHALFKQADSDFLFYIKLWEALTTGTENSTENKRRQFARQHFLSWLRLREWKKTHEQLMDLAQSLKFTLNDKPANYENLHRALLTGLLSFIANKTDDKNVYMAVRQQKARVFPASTLHKSNTAWVMAFEMVETSQVYLRGLAKIEPEWILLAAPDLLKHHYFEPHWSKKSGMVNCYDQISLFGLIIEPKRPTNYEKIDQPAAHEIFLRDALTTGNLGITPPFLKYNLLKLEEVERVEDKLRRRDLVVDEETIYQFYLSKVPTEIASRRSFEDWRTTVEAEQPRFLYVENDALWLNDRPTTGQFPDYLHNGELRLAASYLFDPSHEEDGASVRIPLQALAQVDEDIWSWGIPGWRQDLIEALLKSLPKDKRRNLVPIPDTARKLMQGIQSVQPSEHLFRYLAFQLRGHQITAQDFSLERIEPFLIPLIKVIDEKGRIIEKGRDLSELKARCRTETHRAVKQLSGEFSTFPDNFIFESAQKVTGVVLKQYQALVPSKPFNLLSAKSISSVVIQTFNDPVEATQQHREGIIGLVYMQLGDLIRQLKKQISKQLALAYSPLGDRAQLEQMLIYATLQMSIQRLPLQQADYQTLLVQVKKEFLSHGQTALQMMSEIYIQWQSIRHKLLMLDQDIFAKSIDDIEDQLDLMSLSDFIYSKPHEIWLEYPRYLKALILRLDRLPNNLNRDLAAIKDIDPWMDKLFKFKHDLRLTALYFMTEELRISLFSQPMKTKMPVSSTRLQKLWDDVGIS; encoded by the coding sequence ATGGTACGTGACCGTCAGCGTTTAAATCGATTGCGTAAAGGCAAAGACGCCAATAGTGAGCAATATCAAAAACTTTTTGATCAATCAAATCATAAAGTGCGTGAAAGACAATCTCGTCTGCCCACCATTAAGCTCAATCAAGATTTACCTGTTTCACAATATGCTGAGAAGTTGATTGCCGCAATTCAAAAACACCAGATTATTATTGTAGCGGGTGAAACAGGGTCGGGTAAAACGACACAGTTACCCCAGATTGCAATGTTAGCTGGTCGTGGGTTGACTGGCCTGATTGGCCATACTCAGCCAAGACGTTTGGCTGCACGTAGTGTGTCGCAACGTATTGCAGAAGAGTTGGGTGAAAAGCTTGGCAAGACCGTTGCATTTAAAGTTCGTTTTAATGAAGAGGGATCGCAAGAGTCGATACTTCGCTTAATGACGGATGGTATTCTTTTAGCAGAGCTTTCACATGATCGATATTTAAATAAATACGACACCATTATTATTGATGAAGCGCATGAGCGTTCACTGAATATCGATTTCATCATGGGCTATTTAAAGCGACTTGTTGCTAAACGCCCAGATTTAAAAGTGATTATCACTTCTGCAACACTCGATGTAAATCGATTCAGTCAGTATTTTAATGGCGCCCCAATTTTTGAAGTCGAAGGTCGTAGCTTCCCTGTGGAAGTACGTTATCGTCCTATCTCTGAGCTGAGTATTGTGGGGAGTGATGATGATGACTTTGATCAATTTGAAGAAAATCTACCACGGGCTGTCGTGCAAGCAGTTGAAGAATGTTTTAAAGATGCTGCGGAAAAAGGCCATCCAGAACATGCAGATATTCTAATTTTTTCCAGTACCGAGCAAGAGATTCGTGAACTTGAAGAAACCCTGAAAAAGTTCGGCCCGAAACACACACAAATCTTAACCCTATATGCGCGTTTGGCATTGAGTGAACAGCAAAAGATTTTTAATCCATCTGGTGGTGGACGCCGCATTATTATTGCAACCAACGTCGCAGAAACAGCGTTAACCGTTCCGAATATTCGCTATGTCATCGATAGCGGTTTTGCACGAATGTCACGTTATAACTATCGTTCTCGGGTGCAACGTTTACCGATTGAAGCAGTATCACAGGCTGCCGCAAATCAACGTAAGGGGCGTTGTGGCCGTATTGCACCTGGGGTGTGTATTCGACTGTATAGCGAAGATGATTTCCAAGGTCGCCCAGAATTTACCGAACCTGAAATTAAACGGACCAATTTGGCTTCTGTTATTTTGCAAATGCAAAGTTTGGGTTTGGGTGCAGTTGAGTCCTTTGATTTTATTGAGCCACCCGATCATCGTTTGGTTAATGATGGGCGTAAACTGTTAATTGAATTAAGTGCTTATAACGAGAAAAAAGATGAGCTCACCAAAATCGGTCAAATGATGGCACGGATGCCAATTGATCCGCGCTTGTCACGCATGATCGTGGCTGGGGCACATTTTGGGGTGTTGAATGAAATCTTGATTATTGTTGCGGCCTTAGCTGTACAAGACCCAAGAGAGCGCCCAGCAGACAAGCAAACCCAAGCGGATCAAAAACATGCTTTATTCAAACAAGCTGATTCGGACTTCTTGTTTTATATTAAGTTGTGGGAAGCTTTGACCACTGGCACTGAAAATTCAACCGAAAATAAACGTCGGCAGTTTGCAAGGCAGCATTTTCTAAGTTGGTTGCGTTTGCGTGAGTGGAAAAAAACCCATGAGCAATTAATGGATTTGGCGCAATCTTTAAAGTTCACTTTAAACGATAAACCAGCCAATTATGAAAACTTACACCGTGCTTTACTGACTGGCTTGCTGTCTTTTATTGCCAATAAAACCGATGATAAAAATGTGTATATGGCGGTACGTCAGCAAAAAGCACGAGTTTTTCCAGCGTCAACCTTGCATAAAAGTAATACAGCTTGGGTGATGGCTTTTGAAATGGTTGAGACTTCACAGGTTTATTTGCGTGGTTTGGCCAAGATTGAACCTGAATGGATTTTATTGGCGGCACCTGACTTATTAAAACATCATTATTTTGAGCCACATTGGTCGAAAAAAAGTGGGATGGTCAATTGCTACGATCAAATTTCTTTATTTGGTTTGATTATTGAACCAAAACGCCCAACCAATTATGAAAAAATAGATCAGCCTGCAGCACATGAAATATTCTTAAGAGATGCTTTAACCACTGGGAATCTTGGGATTACGCCACCATTTTTAAAATATAACTTATTAAAACTTGAAGAAGTTGAACGGGTTGAAGATAAGTTGCGTCGTCGTGATTTGGTGGTGGATGAAGAAACGATTTACCAGTTTTATCTGAGTAAGGTGCCAACTGAAATTGCCAGTCGTCGTAGTTTTGAGGATTGGCGTACGACGGTTGAAGCTGAGCAGCCGCGTTTTTTATATGTGGAAAATGATGCACTTTGGCTAAATGATCGTCCAACTACTGGGCAGTTCCCTGATTATTTGCACAATGGTGAGCTGCGACTGGCAGCGAGTTATTTGTTTGACCCAAGTCATGAAGAAGATGGTGCAAGCGTTAGAATTCCGCTGCAAGCTTTGGCACAGGTCGATGAGGATATTTGGTCATGGGGTATTCCGGGATGGCGACAAGATTTAATTGAAGCCTTGCTCAAATCGCTACCTAAGGATAAACGCCGTAATTTGGTGCCAATCCCAGATACTGCACGAAAGCTGATGCAAGGGATTCAGTCTGTGCAGCCATCAGAACATTTATTTCGTTATTTGGCTTTTCAATTGCGTGGTCATCAGATTACGGCACAAGACTTCTCTTTAGAACGTATTGAACCTTTTTTGATTCCGCTGATTAAGGTGATTGATGAAAAAGGGCGAATCATTGAAAAAGGTCGTGATTTAAGTGAGTTAAAAGCCAGATGTCGTACTGAAACCCATCGAGCAGTCAAACAACTTAGTGGTGAGTTCAGTACTTTTCCAGACAACTTTATCTTTGAAAGTGCCCAAAAGGTCACTGGCGTGGTACTCAAGCAATATCAAGCACTGGTGCCATCTAAGCCATTTAACCTACTGAGTGCAAAGAGTATTTCATCTGTAGTCATTCAAACATTTAATGATCCTGTTGAGGCGACACAGCAACACCGTGAAGGGATTATTGGTTTGGTTTATATGCAGTTGGGTGATTTGATTCGCCAATTGAAAAAGCAAATTTCCAAACAACTGGCTTTGGCTTATTCACCTTTAGGTGATCGCGCGCAATTAGAACAAATGCTGATTTATGCGACATTGCAGATGTCGATTCAGAGATTACCGTTGCAGCAAGCGGATTATCAAACTTTGCTGGTGCAGGTAAAAAAAGAATTTCTGAGTCATGGTCAAACAGCATTACAAATGATGTCGGAGATTTATATTCAATGGCAATCGATTCGACACAAGTTGTTAATGCTAGATCAAGATATTTTTGCCAAGAGTATTGATGATATTGAAGATCAATTGGACTTAATGAGCCTATCTGATTTTATTTATAGCAAACCGCATGAAATCTGGTTGGAATATCCACGTTATTTAAAAGCATTAATTCTTCGATTAGACCGTTTACCCAATAATTTAAATCGTGATCTTGCTGCAATTAAAGATATTGATCCTTGGATGGATAAATTATTTAAGTTTAAACATGATCTACGTTTAACAGCTTTATATTTCATGACTGAAGAATTACGCATTTCACTATTTTCCCAACCAATGAAAACCAAAATGCCAGTTTCGAGCACACGTCTTCAAAAGTTATGGGATGATGTGGGAATCAGTTAA
- a CDS encoding beta-ketoacyl-ACP synthase III — translation MGIRITGTGLFHPEHVISNEELVTSLNAYVDQYNHDHADQIEAGEKTALRGSSAEFIEKASGVKCRYVIEKTGILDPKRLRPYLTERSDDELSIQAEWGVTAAKQAMQNAGVTAEDIDVVILACSNLQRPYPAVAVEIQTALGIQGYAYDMNVACSAATFGLKQAYDAIQSGARRVLLVNVEITSGHTDYRSRDCHFIFGDVATASVIENTETKTGFEILDTNLFTQFSNNIRNNFGFLNSSEDAVKDDKQFRQDGRKVFKEVCPLVAKMITAQLEKNQILPSQVKRFWLHQANATMNELILKLVVGKPAAEAHPELVPIILDEFANTSSAGVIIALHRSADQVNDGEYGVLCSFGAGYSVGSILVQKRVA, via the coding sequence ATGGGCATTCGTATTACAGGTACTGGTTTATTTCACCCTGAACATGTCATTAGTAATGAAGAGTTGGTTACAAGTTTAAATGCATATGTGGATCAATATAACCACGATCATGCTGACCAAATTGAAGCAGGTGAAAAGACCGCCTTACGTGGCTCAAGCGCAGAGTTCATTGAAAAAGCTTCTGGGGTGAAATGCCGATATGTTATTGAAAAAACAGGTATTTTAGATCCAAAGCGCTTGCGTCCTTATTTGACTGAACGCAGTGATGATGAACTTTCAATTCAAGCTGAGTGGGGGGTGACTGCTGCTAAGCAAGCGATGCAAAATGCGGGTGTGACTGCTGAAGATATTGATGTGGTTATTTTGGCATGTTCAAATTTACAACGTCCTTATCCTGCTGTCGCAGTTGAGATTCAGACTGCTTTGGGGATTCAAGGCTATGCTTATGATATGAATGTGGCTTGTTCTGCGGCCACTTTTGGTTTAAAGCAAGCCTATGATGCGATTCAGTCTGGAGCGCGTCGTGTCCTTTTAGTTAATGTTGAGATTACCTCTGGGCATACGGATTATCGTTCACGTGACTGTCATTTTATTTTTGGTGATGTTGCGACCGCATCGGTTATTGAAAATACAGAAACCAAGACAGGTTTTGAAATCTTAGACACCAACTTATTTACCCAGTTCTCAAATAATATTCGGAATAACTTTGGCTTCTTAAACAGCAGTGAAGATGCAGTTAAAGATGATAAACAGTTCCGTCAAGATGGGCGCAAAGTGTTTAAAGAGGTCTGTCCACTGGTCGCTAAAATGATCACAGCGCAGTTAGAAAAGAATCAAATCTTACCTTCACAAGTTAAACGTTTCTGGTTGCATCAAGCCAATGCCACCATGAATGAATTGATTCTCAAACTGGTTGTGGGTAAGCCAGCAGCAGAAGCTCATCCAGAATTGGTGCCAATTATTCTCGACGAATTTGCCAATACGTCTTCTGCGGGGGTGATTATTGCGCTTCATCGTAGTGCTGATCAGGTCAATGATGGCGAATATGGGGTACTTTGTTCATTCGGTGCTGGCTATTCGGTTGGTTCGATTTTGGTACAAAAACGTGTTGCTTAA
- a CDS encoding glutathione binding-like protein translates to MKLYYSPGACSLASHIILNEINVDFDLERVDLSTHITEKGKDFYSINAKGYVPALEINPGLILTENVAILPFLAQHDPKQDLIPPSGLGRAKVLEWLGYLNSELHDAYAVFFAAKLQLNEEEKQRGYATLDKVLTYIENYLGESDFDYLVNDNFGPADAYLFVLTNWSKVVQHDLSAFKNILALRKKVAVRQSVQIAMRDEGLIP, encoded by the coding sequence ATGAAGTTGTATTATTCACCGGGCGCATGTTCTTTGGCTTCTCATATTATTTTAAATGAAATTAACGTAGATTTTGATTTGGAGCGTGTTGATCTATCTACACATATCACAGAAAAAGGAAAAGACTTTTATAGTATTAATGCGAAAGGGTATGTGCCAGCATTGGAGATCAATCCGGGGCTAATTCTGACAGAAAATGTCGCTATTTTACCCTTCTTGGCGCAACACGATCCTAAGCAAGATTTGATTCCACCTTCAGGCCTAGGGCGTGCCAAAGTGCTTGAATGGCTTGGTTATTTGAACTCTGAATTGCATGATGCTTACGCAGTGTTTTTTGCTGCGAAGTTACAGCTGAATGAAGAAGAAAAACAACGTGGCTATGCAACCCTTGATAAGGTCTTAACCTATATTGAAAACTATCTGGGTGAGTCAGATTTCGATTATTTGGTAAATGATAATTTTGGCCCTGCAGATGCCTATTTATTTGTGCTCACCAATTGGTCGAAAGTCGTTCAGCATGACCTTTCTGCATTTAAAAATATTTTGGCATTACGTAAAAAAGTGGCAGTTCGTCAATCTGTGCAAATTGCGATGCGCGATGAGGGCTTAATTCCTTAA
- a CDS encoding thiazole synthase has protein sequence MEDTPLIIGSRRFNSRLLVGTGKYKDLTETGLAIQASAAEIVTVAIRRVNIGQHPDQPNLLSVIPPEKYTILPNTAGCFDANSAVRTCMLARELLDGHNLVKLEVLGDEKTLYPNVTETLKAAKVLVDDGFEVMVYTSDDPIVAQELESMGCVAVMPLGSLIGSGLGILNPHTLSIIKENAKVPILVDAGVGTASDAAIAMELGCDGVLMNTAIAAAQNPILMASAMRKAVEAGREAYLAGRMPIKRMAANASSPETGYFFK, from the coding sequence ATGGAAGATACACCACTTATTATCGGTAGCCGTCGTTTTAACTCTCGTTTACTGGTCGGTACTGGGAAATATAAGGATTTGACTGAAACTGGTTTGGCAATCCAAGCCAGTGCGGCAGAAATTGTCACAGTCGCCATTCGCAGAGTAAACATCGGTCAGCACCCAGATCAACCTAATTTACTGTCTGTGATTCCCCCAGAAAAATACACCATTCTGCCTAACACGGCAGGCTGTTTTGATGCGAATAGTGCGGTGCGTACTTGCATGTTGGCGCGTGAACTGCTTGATGGTCACAATCTGGTCAAGCTTGAAGTATTGGGTGATGAAAAAACGCTATACCCCAATGTCACCGAAACGCTAAAAGCAGCCAAAGTCTTGGTTGATGATGGCTTTGAAGTGATGGTTTACACCTCAGATGACCCAATCGTGGCACAAGAACTTGAAAGTATGGGCTGTGTTGCAGTTATGCCTTTAGGCAGTCTGATTGGTTCAGGTTTGGGTATTTTAAACCCACATACCTTATCGATTATTAAAGAAAATGCCAAGGTTCCGATCCTGGTTGATGCTGGTGTTGGTACCGCAAGTGATGCTGCGATTGCGATGGAGCTCGGTTGTGATGGCGTGCTCATGAATACTGCGATTGCTGCTGCACAAAACCCAATCTTAATGGCGTCTGCGATGAGAAAAGCAGTTGAAGCAGGCCGCGAAGCCTATTTGGCGGGCCGTATGCCGATCAAACGTATGGCTGCCAATGCAAGCTCACCAGAAACTGGCTATTTCTTTAAATAA
- the thiS gene encoding sulfur carrier protein ThiS, which yields MQIYLNGLVQDTSCTNLLQLIQTLSLDGKRFAVEANEMIIAKSKLETTPISDQDRIEIIQAVGGG from the coding sequence ATGCAAATTTATTTAAATGGTCTGGTTCAAGACACCTCTTGCACGAACTTACTGCAATTGATTCAAACACTTTCCTTAGATGGCAAACGGTTTGCTGTTGAAGCCAATGAAATGATCATTGCAAAAAGCAAACTTGAGACCACCCCTATTTCTGATCAAGATCGAATTGAAATTATTCAAGCCGTCGGTGGCGGCTAA